Within the Solibacillus silvestris genome, the region CTTCAAAGACTATAACTTAGCACAGCTGTTACGTGATTTGGAAGCGCAAGTAAAAGGCTTGAAACGTTTACGTATTTCTTCAATTGAAGCATCTCAATTAACAGATGAAGTAATTGATGTATTACAAAACTCTGAAATTGTTGTAAACCACTTACACATTCCGATTCAATCGGGTTCAGATACAGTTTTAAAACGTATGCGTCGTAAATATACGATGGAGTTTTTCGCAGAGCGTCTGGAAAAGCTGAAAATTGCTTTACCTGACTTAGCGGTTACTTCTGACGTAATCGTAGGTTTCCCGGGTGAAACAGAAGAAGAGTTCATGGAAACATACAACTTTATCCGCGATCATAAATTCTCTGAGTTACATGTGTTCCCGTACTCTCAACGTACAGGTACACCTGCAGCAAGAATGGAAGACCAAGTTGATGAAGAAATCAAAAACGAACGCGTTCACCGCTTGATTGCACTGAATGACCAACTTGCAAAAGAATATGCTTCTCGTTTTGAAGGGGAAGTGCTGGAAGTCATTCCGGAAGAGCGCTTTAAAGATAGCGACAATGAAAACCTATATGTCGGCTATACAACGAACTACTTAAAAGTAATTTTTGAAGGCACAGAAGAAATGGTCGGCCAGCTTGTAAAAGTTAAAGTTACTAAAGCAGGCTACCCGTACAACGAAGGACAATTCGTTCGCGTATTGGAAGGCCAGGCAATTTAAATATTGTGCTTGCGGAGTTAAATTTATGAAAAAAGAGAAATTGCAATGTGCAATTTCTCTTTTTTGTTTTGTACGACTTTACTTGATATAAAAGGGTAATTAGTTGTTCGTAGTGAAGGCGGCGAGTGCAACTGTCGGCTTCGCCTTTCGTTGCAGAGCGAAGCGGAAGCGGAGAAGTAATTCAAAGCTTCCTGGGGGACAAGCACGATGCCTGAGACTACAGGCTCAGGCCGTGCCCCTGGAAAGCGTCCGCCGTAACGTAGAACAACGTGTAAGAAGCAGATATAAAAATAGCCTATCTTTTTTACTTCAAATAAAATAGGGTAGAGAAAATAGTGTGCGCAAGTTTTTATAATCGGGCGAAACGTTATGTATTTTTTTACAGCATATTAATTTACAAATAGTTAGTCCTAAACTAATGGAAGTTTAAGTATATTAATTAGAGGACAAGCCAACACTATTATTTGGAACATTATGTTTATCCCGATTACAAGCAAAGAAGGTGAGCAATTTATATGAAGAAAATATGGATGGCTGCTGCAATTCTATTTATTTTATATGGTTGTACGGAGAAAAAAGAAGAACCAACAGTAGAAAGTGAATCGGCTATGGTAGAAGTCAATATCCCTACGGAAGTAGCCCAGCATTACGGCTCGCTTAATATCGAGTTCAAAGCATCGAACGTTTATAAAACTATTCAGCCAAATGGTGCCGTTTCTTTAGAGATAAATAAGCAACAGTTAACTGAAATTGCGCAACAAACGGAACAATTCCTGGAGCAGTACAAAGAAACGAGTGAGCAAAGTACAGAAGATGGAATTACACATATCGATGCTAATGAAGACTTTTCAAATTGGAAAATTGTATTATCGGATGATGCACTTTTAGACGAAGAAGCATTTGATTTGGCACAAGAGCATTTAATTAAAAATATTTTAACGTACCAGTTAGTCCACCGTAATATTCCTGAGTTAAATATTCAGTATGTCACAGATACCGGTGAACCTTTGGACAG harbors:
- a CDS encoding tRNA (N(6)-L-threonylcarbamoyladenosine(37)-C(2))-methylthiotransferase MtaB gives rise to the protein MSYERTKTVSLHTLGCKVNHYETEAIWQLFKEQGYERTEFDHQADVYVINTCTVTNTGDKKSRQVIRRAIRQNPDAVICVTGCYAQTSPAEIMAIPGVDIVVGTQDREKMLGYIDQYRNERQPINAVRNIMKNRVYEELDVPAFTDRTRASLKIQEGCNNFCTFCIIPWARGLMRSRDPEEVIRQAQQLVDAGYLEIVLTGIHTGGYGQDFKDYNLAQLLRDLEAQVKGLKRLRISSIEASQLTDEVIDVLQNSEIVVNHLHIPIQSGSDTVLKRMRRKYTMEFFAERLEKLKIALPDLAVTSDVIVGFPGETEEEFMETYNFIRDHKFSELHVFPYSQRTGTPAARMEDQVDEEIKNERVHRLIALNDQLAKEYASRFEGEVLEVIPEERFKDSDNENLYVGYTTNYLKVIFEGTEEMVGQLVKVKVTKAGYPYNEGQFVRVLEGQAI
- a CDS encoding adenylate cyclase, with amino-acid sequence MKKIWMAAAILFILYGCTEKKEEPTVESESAMVEVNIPTEVAQHYGSLNIEFKASNVYKTIQPNGAVSLEINKQQLTEIAQQTEQFLEQYKETSEQSTEDGITHIDANEDFSNWKIVLSDDALLDEEAFDLAQEHLIKNILTYQLVHRNIPELNIQYVTDTGEPLDRKIIRTEFAYSDE